A single window of Pseudarthrobacter defluvii DNA harbors:
- the ald gene encoding alanine dehydrogenase, with product MIIGVPKEIKNNEFRVAITAAGVHEFLTHGHTVLVERGAGLGSGITDEEYSIAGAEIVNEADDVWARADMVMKVKEPVKSEYHRFRKGLILFTYLHLAAEPELTKELINSGVTAIAYETVQEGRALPLLAPMSEVAGRLSVQVGATSLMAPAGGKGVLLGGVPGVRPAKVVVLGAGVAGTNAAAMALGLGADVTILDININRLRELDAQYQGRLKTVASNAYEIEKSVVDADLVIGSVLIPGAKAPKLVTNDLVARMKPGSVLVDIAVDQGGCFEDTHPTTHQEPTYKVHNTIFYCVANMPGAVPNTSTYALTNVTLRYAVSLANLGVKAAFDRDSALAAGLNIAAGHVAHHSVSEAHGLPLVADWHELVSA from the coding sequence ATGATCATCGGCGTCCCCAAAGAAATCAAGAACAACGAATTCCGTGTGGCCATCACCGCAGCCGGCGTCCACGAGTTCCTTACCCACGGCCACACCGTCCTGGTGGAGCGCGGGGCCGGCCTGGGCTCGGGCATCACCGACGAGGAATACTCGATTGCCGGTGCCGAGATCGTCAACGAAGCCGATGACGTCTGGGCCCGCGCCGACATGGTGATGAAGGTCAAGGAACCGGTCAAGTCCGAGTACCACCGCTTCCGGAAGGGCCTGATCCTCTTCACCTACCTGCACCTGGCCGCCGAGCCGGAACTGACCAAGGAGCTCATCAACTCCGGCGTCACCGCCATCGCGTACGAAACCGTCCAGGAAGGCCGCGCCCTCCCGCTGCTGGCCCCGATGTCCGAAGTCGCAGGCCGCCTGTCCGTCCAGGTCGGCGCCACCTCCCTCATGGCTCCGGCCGGCGGCAAGGGTGTGCTCCTCGGCGGCGTTCCCGGCGTCCGCCCCGCCAAGGTCGTTGTCCTCGGTGCCGGTGTCGCCGGCACCAACGCCGCCGCCATGGCCCTGGGCCTCGGCGCCGACGTCACCATCCTGGACATCAACATCAACCGCCTCCGCGAACTGGACGCCCAATACCAGGGCCGGCTGAAGACCGTTGCCTCCAACGCCTACGAAATCGAAAAGTCCGTGGTGGACGCCGACCTGGTCATCGGTTCAGTCCTGATCCCCGGCGCCAAGGCCCCCAAGCTGGTCACCAACGACCTCGTGGCCCGCATGAAGCCCGGCTCGGTCCTGGTGGACATCGCCGTGGACCAGGGCGGCTGCTTCGAGGACACCCACCCCACCACGCACCAGGAACCCACGTACAAGGTGCACAACACCATCTTCTACTGCGTGGCCAACATGCCCGGCGCCGTGCCCAACACCTCCACGTACGCGCTGACCAACGTCACCCTGCGCTACGCCGTGTCCCTCGCCAACCTGGGCGTCAAGGCCGCCTTCGACCGCGACTCCGCCCTCGCCGCCGGACTCAACATCGCCGCCGGCCACGTGGCGCACCACTCCGTGTCCGAGGCCCACGGCCTGCCCCTCGTCGCTGACTGGCACGAGCTCGTTTCCGCCTAA
- a CDS encoding ABC transporter ATP-binding protein — MSSETTTGATEPVRSDIERLHVAGLHAPTDAVLSVRDLNVRFNSENGVVHAVRGVDFDLMPGKTLGIVGESGSGKSVTSLAIMGLLPPTAEVSGSVRLKGRELLGLSDKEMCRYRGNDLAMVFQDPLSSLTPVFTVGTQIIEALTIHHPTMSNKAKEARAVELLAMVGIPSPKERLKAFPHEFSGGMRQRVMIAIAIANNPRVLIADEPTTALDVTIQAQVLEVLHTAQEETGAAVVMITHDLGVVAGMADDIMVMYAGKPVETGAVDDIYYNPRMPYTLGLLGAVPRVDVAEKTSLVPIEGMPPNLLHPPTGCSFAPRCPLASDACLEGEPALAPVDGQGLHRAACIKSDALGGDVDVLDVFAAPPVPVSRFDAIPRAERSTVLQLRDVRKHFPLTRGALIKRKIGTVKAVDGLSFDIREGECFSIVGESGSGKTTTLLEIMEFHPDQDGEVVIGGLSNKQAADAKTKAKMRRELQMVFQDPTGALDPRFTVYEVLAEPLQNAGMDRPAIKKRIMELMRLVGLQPDHVNRFPNQFSGGQRQRIGIARALAVNPKLVVLDEPVSALDVSVQAGVINLLDHLRAELGLSYLLVAHDLSVVRHISNRVAVMYLGKIVEIGAVDRVFDNPRHPYTRALLSAIPVPDPQLERTRERIILQGDLPSPLQAPKGCNFATRCPVFAALPAAKQEKCLTLEPPLEAAASATDQRFACFFPDGELDEDMLVVHEPADHHAP, encoded by the coding sequence ATGAGCAGCGAAACCACCACCGGAGCCACCGAACCAGTGCGGTCGGACATCGAGCGCCTGCACGTGGCGGGACTTCATGCCCCTACCGACGCGGTCCTGTCGGTCCGCGACCTGAACGTCCGGTTCAATTCCGAGAACGGCGTGGTGCATGCGGTCCGGGGAGTCGACTTTGACCTGATGCCCGGAAAGACGCTGGGCATCGTTGGCGAATCGGGTTCCGGCAAATCCGTCACCTCCCTGGCCATCATGGGGCTCCTCCCGCCAACGGCGGAGGTCTCGGGCTCCGTCCGGCTCAAAGGCCGGGAGCTGCTGGGGCTCAGCGACAAAGAGATGTGCCGGTACCGCGGCAATGACCTTGCCATGGTGTTCCAGGACCCCCTGTCCTCCCTCACGCCCGTTTTTACCGTGGGCACCCAGATCATCGAAGCGCTGACCATCCACCACCCCACCATGAGCAACAAAGCCAAGGAGGCGCGCGCCGTCGAACTCCTGGCCATGGTGGGCATCCCCAGTCCAAAGGAACGGCTCAAGGCCTTCCCGCACGAATTCTCCGGCGGCATGCGCCAGCGCGTCATGATCGCCATCGCCATCGCGAACAATCCCCGCGTCCTGATCGCCGATGAGCCCACCACCGCCCTGGACGTCACCATCCAGGCGCAGGTCCTTGAGGTACTGCACACGGCACAGGAGGAAACCGGAGCCGCCGTCGTCATGATCACGCACGACCTCGGCGTCGTGGCTGGAATGGCGGACGACATTATGGTCATGTACGCGGGCAAGCCCGTGGAGACCGGGGCGGTGGACGACATCTACTACAACCCGCGCATGCCCTACACCCTGGGCCTGCTGGGCGCCGTTCCGCGGGTGGACGTGGCGGAAAAGACCTCGCTGGTTCCCATCGAAGGCATGCCGCCGAACCTCCTGCACCCGCCCACCGGCTGTTCGTTCGCACCCCGCTGCCCCCTGGCGTCGGACGCATGCCTTGAGGGCGAGCCTGCCCTGGCACCCGTCGACGGCCAGGGTTTGCACCGCGCCGCCTGCATCAAGTCCGACGCGTTGGGCGGGGACGTGGACGTCCTCGACGTGTTCGCCGCCCCGCCGGTCCCGGTGTCCCGCTTCGACGCGATTCCCCGCGCCGAGCGGTCCACGGTGCTGCAGCTCAGGGACGTGCGGAAGCACTTCCCGCTGACCCGGGGTGCCCTGATCAAGCGCAAAATCGGCACCGTCAAGGCCGTGGACGGGCTGAGCTTCGACATCCGCGAAGGCGAGTGCTTCTCGATCGTGGGGGAGTCGGGGTCGGGCAAGACCACCACCTTGCTGGAAATCATGGAGTTCCATCCGGACCAGGACGGCGAGGTGGTGATCGGCGGCCTCAGCAACAAGCAGGCGGCCGACGCCAAGACCAAGGCGAAAATGCGCCGCGAACTCCAAATGGTGTTCCAGGACCCCACGGGCGCCCTGGATCCGCGGTTCACTGTGTACGAAGTCCTGGCCGAGCCGCTGCAGAACGCGGGCATGGACCGCCCCGCCATCAAGAAGCGGATCATGGAGCTGATGCGGCTGGTGGGCCTTCAGCCGGACCACGTCAACCGCTTCCCCAACCAGTTCTCCGGCGGCCAGCGGCAGCGGATCGGGATTGCCCGGGCGTTAGCCGTGAACCCCAAGCTGGTGGTCCTGGATGAGCCGGTTTCGGCGCTGGATGTGTCCGTCCAGGCCGGGGTCATCAACCTCCTGGACCACCTGCGCGCCGAACTGGGCCTGAGCTACCTCCTGGTGGCGCACGATCTGTCCGTGGTGCGCCACATCTCCAACCGCGTGGCCGTCATGTACCTCGGGAAAATCGTGGAGATCGGAGCCGTGGACCGGGTGTTCGACAACCCCCGCCACCCCTACACCCGTGCGCTTCTCTCCGCCATCCCCGTGCCGGACCCGCAGCTGGAACGCACCCGCGAACGCATCATCCTCCAGGGTGACCTGCCCTCGCCGCTGCAGGCGCCCAAAGGCTGCAACTTCGCCACGCGTTGTCCTGTGTTCGCGGCGCTGCCGGCGGCCAAGCAGGAAAAGTGCCTCACCCTGGAACCGCCCCTGGAAGCCGCTGCATCGGCCACGGACCAGCGGTTCGCCTGCTTCTTCCCCGACGGGGAACTGGATGAGGACATGTTGGTGGTCCACGAACCGGCGGACCACCATGCACCCTGA
- a CDS encoding alpha/beta fold hydrolase, whose product MEANGLKGRILWADGTPAPGPDAAAGTAAPAYILIHGIGVSHRYLRRLHRELAAVAPTYSLDLPGFAATPKPGRQLSVADYGAFIAQALKAGGISSYILVGHSMGVQFAIESALYAPGQARRLVLMGPVVDSRHRSVLRQGLALFLDALLRENASSNWLVFSDYFRCGPRWYFTELPVMMSYPTESRLAGVNVPVLVLRGNHDQVAGADWSLRLSQVVPQGSFVEIPRAGHVAQHLRPREVSEAIRSWAAPPIDASSGQRAVPAGEAP is encoded by the coding sequence GTGGAAGCAAACGGTTTGAAGGGCCGCATCCTCTGGGCCGACGGGACACCCGCCCCGGGACCGGATGCTGCAGCCGGCACGGCGGCCCCGGCCTACATCCTCATCCACGGCATCGGGGTTTCGCACCGCTACCTGCGGCGGCTCCACCGCGAGCTCGCGGCCGTCGCCCCCACCTATTCGCTGGACCTGCCGGGGTTCGCCGCAACGCCCAAGCCCGGCAGGCAGCTGTCGGTGGCAGACTACGGCGCGTTTATCGCCCAGGCCTTGAAGGCGGGCGGCATCAGTTCGTACATCCTGGTGGGGCATTCCATGGGCGTGCAGTTCGCCATCGAGTCCGCGCTCTACGCACCGGGGCAGGCACGGCGGCTGGTACTGATGGGCCCCGTAGTGGATTCCCGGCACCGCAGCGTCCTGCGGCAGGGCCTGGCCCTGTTCCTTGACGCTCTCCTCCGCGAAAACGCGTCCTCCAACTGGCTGGTCTTCTCGGACTACTTCCGCTGCGGACCGCGCTGGTACTTCACCGAACTCCCCGTGATGATGTCCTACCCCACGGAGTCGCGGCTGGCAGGAGTGAACGTTCCCGTCCTGGTGCTGCGGGGCAATCATGACCAGGTGGCCGGCGCCGATTGGTCGCTCCGGCTCTCGCAGGTGGTGCCGCAGGGCAGCTTCGTGGAGATCCCCCGGGCCGGGCACGTGGCACAGCACCTGCGTCCGCGGGAGGTGTCCGAGGCCATCAGATCCTGGGCCGCGCCGCCCATCGACGCATCTTCAGGGCAGCGTGCAGTTCCAGCCGGGGAAGCCCCTTGA
- a CDS encoding Gfo/Idh/MocA family protein: MTGTEGDSRTIRTAVVGYGLAGSVFHAPLLTADTSYSLEVVATSDAGRQGAASSRLPGVEVVRDGAAVLERAADLDLVVVATPPATHYPLARAALEAGLDVVVDKPFAVTSGQGQELVDLARQRGRVLTVFNNRRWDGDFLTLQKLLAAQALGTVTRFESHFERWSPSIGKAWKARATAADGGGVLFDLGSHLIDQALQLFGPATVLHAELEARRSDERADDDVFLVLRHHAGVVSHLTMNALCAQQGPRFRVLGSIGGFTKNGVDPQEPYMAAGGSPLDGAYGVEAPEWAGLLGRDGHLDRFPTERGNYPEFYRILAAKILDGGAESSLPLPVDPKDAVDVLKIIEVSRKLASTDV, translated from the coding sequence ATGACCGGAACTGAAGGTGACTCCCGCACCATCCGCACGGCCGTCGTCGGTTATGGCCTTGCCGGCAGTGTGTTCCACGCGCCGCTGCTCACCGCCGATACCAGCTACTCGCTGGAGGTTGTTGCCACGTCCGACGCCGGGCGGCAGGGAGCTGCCTCATCCCGGCTTCCGGGTGTGGAGGTGGTGCGCGACGGCGCCGCTGTCCTGGAGCGCGCAGCCGACCTTGATCTCGTGGTCGTGGCGACACCGCCGGCGACGCACTACCCCCTGGCCAGGGCAGCGCTTGAGGCGGGGCTGGACGTGGTGGTGGACAAGCCCTTCGCGGTCACCAGCGGACAGGGACAGGAACTCGTAGACCTGGCCCGGCAGCGTGGCCGGGTCCTGACGGTGTTCAACAACCGGAGGTGGGACGGAGACTTCCTTACCCTGCAAAAGCTGCTGGCCGCCCAGGCCCTGGGTACGGTGACCCGGTTCGAGTCGCACTTCGAGCGCTGGTCGCCGAGCATCGGCAAGGCCTGGAAGGCTCGGGCCACCGCTGCCGACGGGGGAGGAGTCCTGTTCGATCTCGGCAGCCACCTGATCGACCAGGCGCTGCAGCTTTTCGGTCCGGCCACCGTCCTCCATGCAGAGCTGGAGGCGCGGCGGTCCGACGAGCGGGCGGATGACGACGTCTTCCTGGTCCTGCGACATCATGCGGGGGTGGTCAGCCATCTGACCATGAATGCGCTGTGCGCGCAGCAGGGGCCCCGCTTCCGGGTCCTGGGCTCCATTGGCGGCTTCACCAAGAACGGCGTGGACCCGCAGGAGCCCTACATGGCCGCCGGGGGCAGCCCGCTGGACGGGGCGTACGGCGTGGAGGCACCCGAGTGGGCCGGCCTCTTGGGGCGCGACGGCCACCTGGACCGGTTCCCCACGGAACGCGGAAACTACCCGGAGTTCTACAGGATCCTGGCAGCCAAGATCCTCGACGGCGGAGCAGAGTCCAGCCTTCCCCTCCCAGTAGATCCAAAGGACGCGGTCGACGTCCTCAAAATCATCGAAGTTTCCCGCAAGCTCGCCTCGACGGACGTTTGA
- a CDS encoding ABC transporter family substrate-binding protein, whose protein sequence is MRKLNRIGGAAAVAAALALTACGGGGGASGPETAKGQESGSDLSKLISINEKPAADLQQGGNVTLPLGNIGPDFNGFSNNGNSADNSALQVPMNPVGMNSGGLGGCWKVDFKGKVTPNTDFCESVDSEVKDGKQTITIKVNPKATYNDGTPIDVKAFKNTWNILKSPDAGYDIVSSGAYEFVDSVEAGSNDKEVIVKTSRPVFPVDSLFFGLIHPAVNSPEIFNEGYNGNLHPEWMAGPFKLDQYDTAAKTVTLVPNDKWWGQKPVLANVTFRQLETSAQIAAFKNGEIDAMSANTISLYKQLDGTKNSDIRRGQRLFAGGMNLNAQRITDVAVRKAIFAAVDREALRKVRFNGLNWEEPSSGSMMLLPFSEYYQDNYPVKETGPDAAKKVLTDAGYTANANGIMEKDGKPAAFKISNFGDDPTTLAFTQTLQKQLQAGGMDVGIDQRASADFGKVLGSREFDMSVSGYTVGADATDAVKQYYDSKTNENQLGDAELDKKIADLASIEDNAARNKAAMDVEKEHMAKYFSMGVVMNGPQISFVRTGLANYGPSLFQSLSQVPDWTTLGWEKK, encoded by the coding sequence ATGAGGAAACTGAACAGGATCGGCGGAGCTGCAGCAGTTGCTGCGGCCCTGGCGCTGACGGCCTGCGGCGGCGGTGGCGGTGCCAGCGGCCCCGAAACGGCCAAGGGACAGGAATCGGGAAGCGACCTGTCCAAGCTGATCAGCATCAACGAGAAGCCGGCAGCCGATCTCCAGCAGGGCGGCAACGTCACCCTGCCGCTGGGCAACATCGGCCCCGACTTCAACGGGTTCTCCAACAACGGCAACAGCGCGGACAACTCCGCACTCCAGGTGCCCATGAACCCGGTGGGAATGAACAGCGGCGGCCTGGGCGGCTGCTGGAAGGTGGACTTCAAGGGCAAGGTCACCCCCAACACGGATTTCTGCGAGTCGGTGGACAGCGAGGTCAAGGACGGCAAGCAGACCATCACCATCAAGGTCAACCCCAAGGCCACCTACAACGACGGCACCCCCATCGACGTCAAGGCCTTCAAGAACACCTGGAACATCCTCAAGAGCCCGGATGCCGGCTACGACATCGTCAGCTCCGGCGCCTACGAGTTCGTTGATTCCGTTGAGGCAGGCAGCAACGACAAGGAAGTCATCGTCAAGACCAGCCGCCCGGTCTTCCCGGTGGACTCGCTCTTCTTCGGCCTCATCCACCCCGCCGTCAACAGCCCCGAGATCTTCAACGAGGGCTACAACGGCAACCTGCACCCCGAATGGATGGCCGGCCCGTTCAAGCTGGACCAGTACGACACCGCAGCCAAGACGGTCACCCTGGTGCCGAACGACAAGTGGTGGGGCCAGAAGCCCGTCCTGGCCAACGTCACCTTCCGCCAGCTGGAGACCAGCGCCCAGATCGCCGCCTTCAAGAACGGCGAGATCGACGCCATGTCCGCCAACACCATCTCCCTCTACAAGCAGCTTGACGGCACCAAGAACTCCGACATCCGCCGCGGCCAGCGCCTCTTCGCCGGCGGCATGAACCTGAATGCCCAGCGCATCACCGACGTTGCCGTCCGCAAGGCCATCTTCGCCGCCGTGGACCGCGAAGCCCTCCGCAAGGTCCGCTTCAACGGCCTGAACTGGGAAGAACCCAGCTCCGGGTCCATGATGCTGCTGCCTTTCTCCGAGTACTACCAGGACAACTACCCGGTCAAGGAAACAGGCCCTGACGCCGCCAAGAAGGTCCTCACCGATGCCGGCTACACGGCCAACGCCAACGGCATCATGGAAAAGGACGGCAAGCCCGCCGCCTTCAAGATCAGCAACTTCGGTGACGATCCCACCACCCTCGCCTTCACCCAGACCCTGCAGAAGCAGCTCCAGGCCGGCGGCATGGACGTGGGCATCGACCAGCGCGCCTCCGCCGACTTCGGCAAGGTTCTCGGTTCCCGCGAGTTCGACATGAGCGTTTCCGGGTACACAGTTGGCGCGGACGCCACGGATGCGGTCAAGCAGTACTACGACTCCAAGACCAACGAGAACCAGCTGGGCGACGCCGAGCTGGACAAGAAGATTGCGGACCTCGCCTCGATCGAAGACAACGCAGCCCGCAACAAGGCAGCCATGGACGTGGAAAAGGAGCACATGGCGAAGTACTTCTCCATGGGCGTGGTCATGAACGGGCCGCAGATCTCCTTCGTCCGCACGGGCCTGGCCAACTACGGGCCGTCCCTGTTCCAGAGCCTGTCCCAGGTTCCGGACTGGACCACCCTCGGCTGGGAAAAGAAGTAA
- a CDS encoding PucR family transcriptional regulator translates to MQQQGVEQLVEQVAQKLGRGLSLEDLDGLLLAYSSNQSHADRVRVNFLLSKKVPADVSAWQLSHGIATAVRPVAVPANPDLGMLGRVCVPLMVRGFRVGYLWVQQDSAEESPTAILTQLPGVSHELELLSGLLLDSNTAESEFRRGREREFLLACSGEPNAVAAVAGWKEVQGRGPWQMVTVLDADGWAGGPDPIASTLIHRSTALQATVGMDAALFSAGTETHSVVLFRESTGRANHAQVLVHYQLELAKRSGRPVHRIILGISEGFAKTRQLAEAYRQSKVAAQAAAVDPQLGELVDCRSTGVYQLLASAGGGVGAWADSGSVYFRMLEDHDRNGELIPVLELLYDNDGSVQDVAGKLHLHRSSIYNRLGRIRQLLGVDPLKGLPRLELHAALKMRRWAARPRI, encoded by the coding sequence ATGCAGCAGCAGGGTGTGGAACAGCTCGTCGAGCAGGTGGCGCAGAAGCTGGGCCGCGGCCTGTCCCTCGAGGACCTGGACGGCCTCCTGCTCGCCTACAGCTCCAACCAGTCCCACGCCGACCGCGTGCGGGTAAATTTCCTGTTGAGCAAAAAGGTGCCGGCGGACGTGAGCGCGTGGCAGCTCTCGCATGGCATCGCCACCGCGGTGCGGCCGGTTGCCGTCCCGGCCAATCCGGACCTGGGCATGCTGGGCCGCGTCTGTGTCCCGCTGATGGTGCGGGGCTTCCGGGTGGGGTACCTCTGGGTGCAGCAGGACTCGGCCGAGGAAAGCCCGACGGCGATCCTCACCCAGCTGCCGGGCGTCAGCCACGAGCTTGAGCTGCTGTCCGGCCTCCTGCTCGACTCAAACACGGCGGAATCCGAATTCCGGCGGGGCCGGGAGCGTGAGTTCCTGCTGGCATGTTCCGGAGAACCCAATGCGGTGGCGGCAGTGGCGGGATGGAAGGAAGTCCAGGGCCGGGGGCCGTGGCAGATGGTCACGGTACTGGACGCAGATGGCTGGGCGGGCGGCCCGGACCCCATCGCGTCCACCCTGATCCACCGCTCAACCGCACTCCAGGCGACGGTGGGCATGGACGCCGCCCTTTTCAGCGCCGGAACAGAGACCCATTCGGTGGTGCTGTTCCGCGAGTCGACGGGACGTGCCAACCATGCCCAGGTCCTGGTCCATTACCAGCTGGAGCTGGCCAAGCGCTCCGGCCGGCCGGTCCACCGGATCATCCTGGGCATCAGTGAGGGCTTCGCCAAGACCCGACAGCTCGCGGAGGCATACCGGCAGTCGAAGGTAGCAGCCCAGGCGGCGGCGGTGGATCCGCAGCTGGGCGAGCTGGTGGACTGCAGGTCAACCGGCGTGTATCAGCTCTTGGCCTCTGCCGGGGGAGGGGTGGGGGCCTGGGCGGACTCCGGCTCTGTGTACTTCCGGATGCTTGAGGACCACGACCGCAACGGCGAGCTCATCCCGGTCCTGGAGCTGCTCTACGACAACGACGGGTCGGTCCAGGACGTGGCCGGCAAGCTCCACCTGCACCGGAGCAGCATCTACAACAGGCTGGGCCGGATCCGGCAGCTGCTGGGCGTGGACCCGCTCAAGGGGCTTCCCCGGCTGGAACTGCACGCTGCCCTGAAGATGCGTCGATGGGCGGCGCGGCCCAGGATCTGA
- a CDS encoding ABC transporter permease has product MTNLNAVDPAAVAQDAHLDNADVVIGKNTIIFRRFLRNKTAVAGLAIFLALTVFSFIGGFFTQWDKETIDPFNIGMPPSADHYLGTSQAGIDLYAMTVEGTRISILIGLVVGLVSVLIAAVYGCSMAYFGGKVDKVMLFILEALIMMPALLVVAVATSGGGAGLKRDLPSWLLLIIVLLVFSWMGTARLIRSMSMSLMQRDFVKAAQYMGVPPRRIVWRHLVPNIGSLLILDITRGVTAAILAEVAFSFIGIGIKVPDVSLGVLIGGATSQVQTFPWMFWVPLTVMFLLTGSLAMMNDGLRDAFDPSSSSIGKAKKARVRKITAEKKTA; this is encoded by the coding sequence ATGACCAACCTGAACGCCGTTGACCCGGCAGCCGTGGCGCAGGACGCGCACCTGGACAATGCCGACGTCGTCATCGGCAAAAACACCATCATCTTCCGCCGCTTCCTGCGCAACAAGACGGCAGTGGCCGGCCTGGCCATCTTCCTGGCCCTGACGGTTTTCTCTTTCATCGGCGGCTTCTTCACCCAGTGGGACAAGGAAACCATCGACCCCTTCAACATCGGGATGCCGCCGTCGGCCGACCACTACCTCGGTACCTCCCAGGCGGGCATCGACCTCTACGCCATGACTGTCGAGGGCACCAGGATCTCCATCCTGATCGGCCTGGTGGTGGGCCTGGTTTCGGTCCTGATCGCCGCGGTCTACGGCTGCAGCATGGCGTATTTCGGCGGCAAGGTGGACAAGGTCATGCTGTTCATCCTGGAAGCGCTCATCATGATGCCGGCGCTCCTGGTGGTGGCGGTGGCCACCAGCGGCGGAGGCGCCGGCCTCAAACGCGACCTTCCCTCGTGGCTGCTCCTCATCATCGTCCTGCTGGTATTCAGCTGGATGGGAACCGCCCGCCTGATCCGCTCCATGTCCATGTCCCTCATGCAGCGGGACTTCGTCAAGGCGGCGCAGTACATGGGAGTCCCGCCGCGCCGGATCGTTTGGCGGCACCTGGTGCCCAACATCGGCTCGCTGCTGATCCTGGACATCACCCGCGGCGTCACCGCGGCAATCCTCGCCGAAGTGGCCTTTTCCTTCATCGGCATCGGCATCAAGGTCCCGGACGTGAGCCTCGGCGTCCTGATCGGCGGCGCAACATCCCAGGTGCAGACCTTCCCATGGATGTTCTGGGTTCCGCTCACCGTCATGTTCCTGCTGACCGGATCCCTGGCCATGATGAACGACGGCCTACGCGACGCCTTCGACCCCAGCTCCAGTTCCATCGGCAAGGCCAAAAAGGCCAGGGTCCGGAAAATTACCGCGGAAAAGAAGACGGCATGA
- a CDS encoding helix-turn-helix domain-containing protein, with amino-acid sequence MALIAPRVTAGLPAGDARSLARALEDSNDITVFVDGTVHRLPGQARDAVVDLLARLGRGETVTVSSVEEMLTTSQAAELAGISHTYLRNMTDRGEIPVEYRGSHRRIRTADIMTWLEKQKLAEQKRKQGKNAGDDAGTEE; translated from the coding sequence ATGGCACTGATAGCCCCCCGCGTCACGGCCGGCCTGCCCGCCGGCGACGCGCGCAGCCTCGCGCGCGCCCTTGAGGACAGCAACGACATCACCGTGTTCGTGGACGGGACCGTCCACCGGCTGCCCGGACAGGCGAGGGACGCCGTCGTGGACCTCCTCGCCAGGCTGGGACGCGGCGAAACGGTGACCGTGAGCAGCGTGGAGGAGATGCTGACCACCTCGCAGGCGGCTGAACTGGCCGGGATTTCGCACACCTACCTCCGCAACATGACTGACCGCGGCGAGATCCCGGTGGAGTACCGCGGCTCGCACCGGCGCATCCGGACGGCTGACATCATGACCTGGCTGGAAAAGCAGAAGCTTGCGGAGCAAAAGCGCAAGCAGGGAAAGAACGCCGGGGACGACGCCGGCACGGAGGAATAG